Proteins from a genomic interval of Rhodothermus marinus:
- a CDS encoding DNA-directed RNA polymerase subunit omega, with product MALKTLDIDALAAKTGNLYETVAILSKRARQIATQMKQELDEKLSYFEGLGLEDDPRHQEEQRRISIEYELKPEPTEIAVEEFLRDEIYYRDASKERSEEEEELR from the coding sequence ATGGCCCTCAAAACCCTCGACATCGACGCACTGGCCGCCAAGACGGGCAACCTGTACGAGACGGTGGCCATCCTTTCGAAGCGTGCCCGTCAGATTGCCACCCAGATGAAGCAGGAGCTCGACGAAAAGCTCTCCTACTTCGAAGGACTGGGACTGGAAGACGATCCGCGCCATCAGGAAGAGCAGCGGCGCATTTCCATCGAGTACGAACTGAAGCCCGAGCCCACGGAGATCGCCGTGGAGGAGTTCCTGCGGGACGAGATCTACTACCGCGACGCCTCGAAGGAACGTTCCGAGGAAGAGGAAGAGCTTCGTTGA
- a CDS encoding MarC family protein, with translation MNAYLETFLPLFVAINLPGILPFFISMTEGLSAADRRRLLVRAVATAFVVAVLILFAGQLIFETLGITLNDLRVGGGLILLVLSITDLVFADYRRRDPRDGADAADVGVVPLGIPLIIGPAAITTILVAQQTYGYLPTLVSLVANLLLVTVAFAAGPWVIRKLGPVAVRAIAKVASLFLAAIAVAMIRAGVAGMLAG, from the coding sequence GTGAACGCCTATTTAGAAACGTTTCTGCCGCTGTTCGTGGCGATCAATCTGCCCGGCATTCTGCCGTTTTTCATCTCGATGACCGAAGGCCTTTCGGCGGCCGATCGGCGCCGGTTGCTCGTGCGGGCTGTGGCGACGGCCTTCGTGGTGGCCGTGCTCATTCTGTTTGCCGGGCAGCTCATCTTCGAGACGCTCGGGATCACGCTGAACGATCTCCGGGTGGGCGGCGGCCTGATCCTGCTCGTGCTCAGTATCACGGACCTGGTGTTTGCCGACTACCGGCGGCGCGATCCGCGCGACGGGGCCGACGCCGCCGACGTGGGCGTGGTGCCGCTGGGCATTCCGCTGATCATCGGGCCGGCCGCCATCACGACGATCCTGGTGGCGCAGCAGACCTACGGCTACCTGCCCACGCTCGTGTCGCTGGTGGCCAACCTGCTGCTGGTGACGGTGGCCTTTGCCGCAGGGCCGTGGGTGATCCGAAAGCTGGGGCCGGTGGCCGTGCGCGCCATCGCGAAGGTCGCCAGCCTGTTTCTGGCCGCCATCGCCGTGGCGATGATCCGCGCCGGAGTGGCCGGTATGCTCGCCGGCTGA